In Plantibacter sp. PA-3-X8, one DNA window encodes the following:
- a CDS encoding ABC transporter substrate-binding protein, giving the protein MKRPILTISAIAAAAGLALTGCSGAGSAQQDEDGPVTLSVSVWNYDQTPEFKALFDAFEAEHPDITIEPVDILADDYSDKVTTMLAGGDKTDVLTMKNVTDYARYANRGQLVDVGDVVDDIGADKLAGIEPFALDDTYYAAPYRQDFWLLYYNKAIFDAAGIEHPDNLTWDEYADIAAKLTSGDGDSKVYGTYNHYWRSVVQSIAAAQTGGDLISGDYGFMQDQYDLTLDLQDKGYALDYGTAKTQQISYRTMFETGKAAMMPMGTWYIAGIAQSIETGATDVDWGVAQMPQLESGEETVTFGSPTAFAVNKNSTHQAAAKTFLEFAASEAGAKAIAAIGVVPAYQSDDVTAAFTALPTDDLSVKAFQEPKDVVLEMPVSEYSSDVSSILDEEHDLIMVGESDVDDAITKMQDRVKNDVLVD; this is encoded by the coding sequence ATGAAGCGACCCATCCTGACCATCTCCGCGATCGCCGCAGCAGCCGGCCTCGCCCTCACCGGCTGCTCAGGTGCCGGCTCCGCCCAGCAGGACGAGGACGGCCCCGTCACGCTCAGCGTCTCGGTCTGGAACTACGACCAGACGCCCGAGTTCAAGGCGCTCTTCGACGCCTTCGAGGCCGAGCACCCCGACATCACGATCGAGCCCGTCGACATCCTCGCCGACGACTACTCCGACAAGGTCACGACGATGCTCGCGGGCGGCGACAAGACCGACGTCCTCACCATGAAGAACGTGACCGATTACGCGCGCTACGCGAACCGTGGCCAGCTCGTCGACGTGGGCGACGTCGTCGACGACATCGGCGCGGACAAGCTCGCCGGGATCGAGCCGTTCGCCCTCGACGACACCTACTACGCGGCGCCGTACCGCCAGGACTTCTGGCTGCTGTACTACAACAAGGCCATCTTCGACGCGGCCGGCATCGAGCACCCCGACAACCTCACCTGGGACGAGTACGCGGACATCGCGGCGAAGCTCACCTCGGGCGACGGCGACTCCAAGGTCTACGGCACGTACAACCACTATTGGCGCTCCGTCGTCCAGTCGATCGCCGCAGCCCAGACCGGTGGCGACCTCATCAGCGGCGACTACGGCTTCATGCAGGACCAGTACGACCTCACCCTCGACCTGCAGGACAAGGGCTACGCGCTCGACTACGGCACGGCGAAGACCCAGCAGATCAGCTACCGCACGATGTTCGAGACCGGCAAGGCCGCGATGATGCCGATGGGCACCTGGTACATCGCGGGCATCGCGCAGTCGATCGAGACGGGCGCGACCGACGTCGACTGGGGTGTCGCGCAGATGCCGCAGCTCGAGTCCGGTGAGGAGACGGTGACGTTCGGCTCGCCGACCGCGTTCGCCGTCAACAAGAACTCCACGCACCAGGCCGCCGCGAAGACCTTCCTCGAGTTCGCCGCGAGCGAGGCCGGTGCGAAGGCCATCGCGGCGATCGGTGTCGTCCCCGCGTACCAGTCCGACGACGTCACCGCGGCGTTCACGGCCCTCCCGACCGACGACCTCTCGGTCAAGGCGTTCCAGGAGCCGAAGGACGTCGTCCTCGAGATGCCGGTGAGCGAGTACTCCTCCGACGTCAGCTCGATCCTCGACGAGGAGCACGACCTCATCATGGTCGGCGAGTCGGACGTCGACGACGCCATCACGAAGATGCAGGACCGCGTCAAGAACGACGTCCTCGTCGACTAG
- a CDS encoding carbohydrate ABC transporter permease, translating into MAIAAPPQRTRSSSRVRRNALVGWSFILPNFIGFALLTLIPMCAAFVIAFMKWDSYSPPEWVGFANFARMMRDESFWIALGNTAYYAAGHIPLTILASLGLALLLNRKLRGLGFFRTAMFFPYITSLVAVAVVWNMLFNPTAGPINQFLELIGVADPPGWTTSSAWAMPAVIITSVWRDMGYYMVLYLAGLQAIPQEYYEAAEVDGANAWQRFWNITIPSLRPTTFFVLIMVTIASFKVFDLIVVMTGGGPGRSTLVLSQLIYREGITENRFGYSSAISLVLFVIVLVFTVVQFKLQQRKER; encoded by the coding sequence ATGGCGATCGCAGCCCCACCGCAACGCACCCGCTCCAGCAGTCGCGTCCGCAGGAATGCGCTCGTCGGCTGGAGCTTCATCCTGCCGAACTTCATCGGCTTCGCGCTCCTGACCCTCATCCCGATGTGCGCGGCGTTCGTCATCGCGTTCATGAAGTGGGACTCGTACTCACCGCCCGAGTGGGTCGGGTTCGCGAACTTCGCCCGCATGATGCGTGACGAGTCCTTCTGGATCGCACTCGGCAACACCGCCTACTACGCGGCCGGCCACATCCCGCTCACGATCCTCGCGTCCCTCGGTCTGGCACTGCTCCTCAACCGCAAGCTGCGCGGCCTGGGCTTCTTCCGCACCGCGATGTTCTTCCCGTACATCACCTCGCTCGTCGCCGTCGCCGTCGTGTGGAACATGCTCTTCAACCCCACCGCCGGCCCGATCAACCAGTTCCTCGAGCTCATCGGTGTCGCCGACCCGCCCGGCTGGACGACGAGCTCCGCGTGGGCGATGCCCGCGGTGATCATCACGAGCGTGTGGCGCGACATGGGCTACTACATGGTGCTCTACCTCGCGGGGCTCCAGGCGATCCCGCAGGAGTACTACGAGGCCGCCGAGGTCGACGGTGCGAACGCCTGGCAGCGGTTCTGGAACATCACGATCCCGTCGCTGCGTCCGACGACGTTCTTCGTCCTCATCATGGTGACGATAGCGAGTTTCAAGGTGTTCGACCTCATCGTCGTCATGACGGGAGGCGGCCCAGGCCGGTCCACGCTCGTCCTCTCGCAGCTCATCTACCGCGAGGGCATCACCGAGAACCGCTTCGGATACTCCTCGGCGATCTCGCTCGTGCTGTTCGTCATCGTGCTCGTCTTCACCGTCGTCCAGTTCAAGCTGCAGCAGAGGAAGGAACGCTGA
- a CDS encoding carbohydrate ABC transporter permease produces the protein MSTSATTRASSTVPSQAEVAIAEVTDAITPPVLPGAGGKRTRVRRHGPISPLRRVLIYVMLAALTAIIFVPFFWMVSSSLKQNNEVFSIPVQWIPTEFVWQNYVDIWTRIPMLTYLKNSLFLSVTITILQVLTGSFAAYGFSKMHFKGRDVLFVAYIATIAVPWQAYMIPQYIMMQNAGLVNTHLSIILLQAFGAFGVFLMRQYYLTIPDELSEAARIDGLNEYAIWWRIILPLTKPALASLALLTFVSTWNDYMGPFIYLTSNDLWTVQLGLRSFVGQYDAEYALIMAGSVVSVIPIVLIFLLGQRYFIQGIATSGMKG, from the coding sequence ATGTCGACCAGTGCCACCACGCGTGCCTCGTCCACGGTCCCGTCGCAGGCGGAGGTCGCGATCGCCGAGGTCACCGACGCCATCACCCCGCCCGTGCTGCCCGGTGCTGGAGGCAAGCGCACCCGGGTGCGCCGCCACGGTCCGATCTCGCCGCTGCGCCGCGTGCTCATCTACGTCATGCTCGCTGCGCTGACGGCGATCATCTTCGTCCCGTTCTTCTGGATGGTCTCGTCGTCGCTCAAGCAGAACAACGAGGTGTTCTCGATCCCCGTCCAGTGGATCCCCACCGAGTTCGTCTGGCAGAACTACGTCGACATCTGGACCCGCATCCCGATGCTGACCTACCTCAAGAACTCGCTGTTCCTGTCGGTCACCATCACGATCCTGCAGGTGCTCACCGGGAGCTTCGCCGCCTACGGCTTCTCGAAGATGCACTTCAAGGGACGTGACGTGCTGTTCGTGGCCTACATCGCGACGATCGCGGTGCCGTGGCAGGCCTACATGATCCCGCAGTACATCATGATGCAGAACGCCGGCCTCGTGAACACGCACCTCTCGATCATCCTGCTGCAGGCGTTCGGCGCCTTCGGGGTCTTCCTCATGCGGCAGTACTACCTGACCATCCCCGACGAACTGAGCGAGGCCGCCCGCATCGACGGCCTCAACGAGTACGCGATCTGGTGGCGGATCATCCTGCCGCTGACGAAGCCGGCGCTCGCGAGCCTCGCGCTGCTGACCTTCGTCTCCACCTGGAACGACTACATGGGTCCGTTCATCTACCTGACGAGCAACGACCTCTGGACCGTGCAGCTCGGTCTGCGCTCCTTCGTCGGGCAGTACGACGCCGAATACGCGCTCATCATGGCCGGGTCCGTCGTCTCCGTCATCCCGATCGTGCTGATCTTCCTCCTCGGCCAGCGCTACTTCATCCAGGGCATCGCGACGAGCGGGATGAAGGGATGA
- a CDS encoding CPBP family intramembrane glutamic endopeptidase, whose protein sequence is MGEHRGHGHSGQRTLTTSGWHDFWAKGGVGRAFLLAIVYLALYLGAGWVVGQLFGSQIGEDVFATPQSVFFGLMLPLVVGSLLLAGFVLSVGWFRELFGRQPIRGRWWMWVAPIVILAAVVLRLLGIDYGSYEGSVVAVAMLSGVFIGFAEEILTRGLVVKMLRDAGSSEWIVMVVSSLVFALLHASNLLSGQPVTTVLVTVVYTFGFGVCMYLTLRVTGNLIWPILIHGLYDPTLFLSTGGIDHAGAAAGQSVFLAIAGPANLLIMLVAVIGLIFVRGHVQAHPADDVLRP, encoded by the coding sequence ATGGGCGAGCACAGAGGTCACGGGCACAGCGGTCAGCGGACACTCACCACCAGCGGATGGCACGACTTCTGGGCGAAGGGCGGTGTCGGGCGGGCGTTCCTGCTGGCGATCGTCTACCTCGCCCTGTACCTCGGTGCCGGATGGGTCGTCGGGCAGCTCTTCGGCTCGCAGATCGGCGAGGACGTCTTCGCGACCCCGCAGAGCGTGTTCTTCGGGCTCATGCTGCCGCTCGTCGTCGGCTCCCTCCTCCTGGCCGGCTTCGTCCTCTCGGTCGGATGGTTCCGGGAGCTGTTCGGAAGGCAGCCCATCCGCGGCCGGTGGTGGATGTGGGTCGCACCGATCGTGATCCTCGCCGCGGTCGTCCTGCGCCTGCTCGGCATCGACTACGGGAGCTACGAGGGTTCCGTGGTCGCTGTCGCGATGCTGTCCGGGGTGTTCATCGGGTTCGCCGAGGAGATCCTGACCCGCGGCCTGGTCGTGAAGATGCTGCGCGACGCCGGCAGCTCGGAGTGGATCGTCATGGTGGTCTCCTCGCTGGTCTTCGCCCTGCTGCACGCCTCCAACCTCCTGTCGGGCCAACCGGTCACGACCGTGCTCGTGACCGTCGTCTACACCTTCGGATTCGGCGTGTGCATGTACCTGACGCTCCGGGTGACCGGCAACCTCATCTGGCCGATCCTGATCCACGGACTCTACGACCCGACGCTCTTCCTCTCGACCGGTGGGATCGACCACGCGGGAGCCGCCGCCGGTCAGAGCGTGTTCCTGGCGATCGCCGGTCCGGCCAACCTGCTCATCATGCTCGTGGCCGTGATCGGCTTGATCTTCGTCCGTGGGCACGTGCAGGCCCACCCGGCCGACGACGTGCTGCGGCCGTAG
- a CDS encoding YigZ family protein — protein sequence MTTARQYPATIAAPVEHELVIKKSRFLGLAHPVASPEDAEAVIARAKKQAWDARHHCVAMVTGLLGDQARSSDDGEPSGTAGMPILEVIRRRELTDVVVVVTRYFGGVKLGAGGLVRAYSSAASETLDLAALVRRETLTRATLVVPHAEAGRYDNLLRDWAGSHGATLGDQTYGAQAELELWVPPAELERLQADVASASNGSLAVAVGEERVVDVPAPR from the coding sequence ATGACCACCGCGCGGCAGTACCCGGCGACGATCGCCGCGCCGGTCGAGCACGAACTCGTGATCAAGAAGTCGCGCTTCCTCGGCCTCGCTCACCCGGTCGCGTCGCCGGAGGACGCCGAAGCGGTCATCGCGCGGGCGAAGAAGCAGGCGTGGGACGCGCGACACCACTGCGTCGCGATGGTCACCGGGCTGCTCGGCGACCAGGCCCGCTCGTCCGACGACGGTGAACCGTCCGGCACGGCGGGGATGCCGATCCTCGAGGTCATCCGGCGGCGCGAGCTGACCGACGTGGTGGTCGTCGTCACGCGGTACTTCGGCGGCGTCAAGCTCGGGGCGGGCGGGCTCGTCCGTGCGTACTCGTCGGCGGCCTCGGAGACGCTCGACCTCGCCGCGCTCGTGCGCCGTGAGACGCTGACCCGCGCGACCCTCGTCGTCCCGCACGCCGAGGCCGGGCGGTACGACAACCTGCTGCGCGATTGGGCCGGTAGCCACGGCGCGACGCTCGGCGATCAGACCTACGGGGCGCAGGCGGAGCTGGAACTGTGGGTGCCGCCGGCGGAGCTGGAGCGGCTCCAGGCCGACGTCGCGTCGGCCTCCAACGGTTCGCTCGCCGTAGCCGTCGGGGAGGAACGCGTCGTCGACGTCCCGGCGCCTCGCTGA
- a CDS encoding DUF1349 domain-containing protein, whose amino-acid sequence MQTDVTRIDGLPDLAWTSTPGIASFDADAGALTLTSAAGVDWSNSSLGGPRELRATALAFDAPEHFTLSARVAVVSERSTFDAGALALWIDDEHWAKLCFEQSPQGQAMVVSVVTNTWSDDVNSTHVTADHVWMRVSRLGEAWAFHSSPDGVTWDFVRVFRLHSDAPVRVGFLSQAPLGPPCEARFDEIAFGAAPPTDLRDGS is encoded by the coding sequence ATGCAGACCGACGTGACCCGCATCGACGGGCTTCCCGACCTCGCCTGGACCTCGACCCCCGGAATCGCATCGTTCGACGCCGATGCCGGAGCGCTCACCCTCACCTCCGCCGCCGGCGTCGACTGGAGCAACAGCTCGCTCGGTGGGCCGCGTGAGCTGCGTGCCACGGCGCTCGCCTTCGACGCACCCGAACACTTCACGCTCTCGGCGCGGGTCGCTGTCGTGAGTGAGCGCAGCACCTTCGACGCCGGTGCCCTCGCACTCTGGATCGACGACGAGCACTGGGCCAAGCTCTGCTTCGAGCAGTCGCCGCAGGGGCAGGCGATGGTGGTGAGCGTCGTGACGAACACCTGGTCGGACGACGTGAACTCGACGCACGTCACGGCCGACCACGTGTGGATGCGTGTCAGTCGCCTCGGTGAGGCGTGGGCGTTCCACAGCTCGCCCGACGGTGTCACGTGGGACTTCGTCCGCGTCTTCCGTCTGCACAGCGATGCCCCGGTGCGCGTCGGGTTCCTCTCGCAGGCGCCGCTCGGTCCGCCCTGCGAGGCGCGGTTCGACGAGATCGCGTTCGGTGCAGCGCCCCCGACGGACCTCCGCGACGGGAGCTAG
- a CDS encoding PadR family transcriptional regulator, with protein sequence MVRRRPGTLFPLELDILDVGTVLQSTEGSFYGFALAKQLAEAGDAALTAHGTLYKALSRMADAGLIEATWEEPEIAEAEGRPRRRLYRITGEGATARDREHARIAGEQAAAARPAGAAWTQGAIA encoded by the coding sequence ATGGTACGCAGACGACCCGGCACGCTCTTCCCGCTCGAGCTCGACATCCTCGACGTCGGCACCGTGTTGCAGTCGACCGAGGGGAGCTTCTACGGGTTCGCCCTCGCGAAGCAGCTCGCCGAAGCCGGGGACGCCGCCCTCACCGCGCACGGCACGCTCTACAAGGCTCTGTCGCGGATGGCGGACGCCGGCCTGATCGAAGCGACCTGGGAGGAACCGGAGATCGCGGAGGCGGAGGGTCGCCCCCGCCGACGGTTGTACCGGATCACGGGCGAAGGAGCGACGGCCCGGGATCGGGAGCACGCGAGGATCGCCGGTGAGCAGGCCGCCGCGGCGAGGCCGGCGGGTGCGGCGTGGACGCAGGGGGCGATCGCATGA
- a CDS encoding short chain dehydrogenase, whose protein sequence is MRILLIGASGHVGRAAQDALAERHEVIAVSRSTAPAVDTTDEASIEALFAGVGEVDAVIVAVGSVPFKPVEELTRDDYRAAFLGKVLSQLDVVRIGTPFVRDGGSFTLTTGILAREPIATGAAASMANGAVESFVIGAAPELPRGIRINAVSPTVLAEATGYHDAFPGFAPVASDVVGLAFVRAVEGVGTGRVLALD, encoded by the coding sequence ATGAGAATCCTGTTGATCGGTGCGAGTGGACATGTCGGACGAGCGGCGCAGGACGCCCTCGCGGAGCGTCACGAGGTGATCGCGGTGTCGCGCTCGACGGCGCCGGCCGTCGACACCACCGACGAGGCGTCGATCGAGGCGCTGTTCGCCGGGGTTGGCGAGGTCGACGCGGTGATCGTCGCCGTCGGATCGGTCCCGTTCAAACCCGTCGAGGAGTTGACGCGCGACGACTACCGCGCGGCCTTCCTCGGCAAGGTGCTCAGCCAGCTCGACGTCGTGCGGATCGGGACGCCGTTCGTCCGGGACGGCGGCTCCTTCACGCTCACGACGGGCATCCTCGCTCGCGAGCCGATCGCGACGGGGGCGGCGGCCTCGATGGCCAACGGAGCGGTCGAGTCCTTCGTGATCGGTGCCGCCCCGGAACTCCCGCGCGGCATCCGCATCAACGCCGTCAGCCCCACGGTGCTCGCCGAGGCCACCGGCTACCACGACGCATTCCCGGGCTTCGCGCCCGTCGCCTCCGACGTGGTCGGCCTGGCGTTCGTCCGTGCCGTCGAGGGGGTCGGCACCGGGCGCGTGCTCGCTCTCGACTGA
- a CDS encoding phage holin family protein, producing the protein MTRFLLSIAVSLLSSAIGLLVADWVVPGVRLSLGGFIFAVVVFTIAQGVLGPFILRLARRYASAILGGIGLVTTLVSLFLASILPGGLHIRGVLAWVLAPLVVWLVTALGSWILGWALITRRFGDRDRDPGRTSSKR; encoded by the coding sequence ATGACCCGCTTCCTGCTCAGCATCGCCGTCAGTCTGCTGTCCTCGGCGATCGGGCTGCTCGTCGCCGACTGGGTCGTGCCCGGCGTCCGTCTGTCGCTCGGCGGCTTCATCTTCGCCGTCGTCGTCTTCACGATCGCGCAGGGCGTCCTCGGGCCCTTCATCCTCCGCCTCGCGCGGCGCTACGCCTCGGCGATCCTCGGCGGCATCGGACTCGTGACGACGCTCGTGTCGCTCTTCCTCGCGTCGATCCTCCCCGGCGGCCTCCACATCCGCGGTGTCCTGGCCTGGGTGCTCGCACCGCTGGTGGTGTGGCTGGTCACGGCGTTGGGGAGCTGGATCCTCGGCTGGGCGCTCATCACACGACGGTTCGGCGACCGGGATCGCGACCCGGGCCGTACGAGCTCGAAGCGGTAG
- a CDS encoding LuxR C-terminal-related transcriptional regulator, with the protein MSERTVTYPVELLDGLASVASSSLLRIAGAFREVLEPVVAHSALVIFTEDCTGRPRKKAGDPAIVEGVTIAELDAVRQRTPRGPVTPVTADAGPHADRPTSAVIAGAERPIAAWLADTGALLVLTDPEGPIDDRLVGALWEVVAAGIRQQVATAAPDYLRDSRAASSERAGAIAELTDAHATTLESILAVTRSRQTSPEDARTAVTEIASAAMVELRAVSDRDRQLAEEPVARAFARLREDLRPLARFGGPEVQFIEPPVDGRALPGEVAHAGRAIVRGTVLALVEQSSVGRVRVQWDCDGSNLLIGIRDDGPGELTVDTPSVQQLSARVSALRGSLDVQATPGWGSELHVTLPLDPPPATQTRADSAAALTEREWSVAELAAGGARNRAIAETLSISENTVKFHIANVLRKLGVASRVELAAALAASR; encoded by the coding sequence ATGAGCGAACGCACTGTCACCTACCCGGTCGAGCTGCTCGACGGCCTGGCCTCCGTCGCATCGAGCTCGCTGCTGCGCATCGCCGGTGCGTTCCGGGAAGTCCTCGAGCCGGTCGTCGCCCATTCCGCGCTCGTGATCTTCACCGAGGACTGCACCGGTCGCCCCCGGAAGAAGGCCGGCGACCCGGCGATCGTCGAGGGCGTCACGATCGCCGAGCTCGACGCGGTCCGACAGCGCACCCCGCGCGGGCCGGTCACCCCGGTGACCGCCGATGCCGGACCACACGCCGACCGGCCGACGTCGGCGGTGATCGCAGGCGCGGAACGTCCGATCGCGGCGTGGTTGGCCGACACCGGCGCCCTCCTCGTCCTGACCGACCCGGAGGGACCGATCGACGACCGGCTCGTCGGCGCCCTCTGGGAGGTCGTCGCGGCCGGTATCCGACAGCAGGTCGCGACGGCGGCCCCAGACTACCTCCGCGACTCGCGGGCCGCGTCGAGCGAGCGGGCCGGCGCCATCGCGGAACTCACCGACGCCCATGCGACGACGCTGGAGTCGATCCTCGCGGTCACCAGGTCGCGGCAGACGTCGCCGGAGGACGCCCGAACGGCCGTGACCGAGATCGCTTCGGCCGCGATGGTCGAGCTGCGGGCGGTGTCCGACCGTGACCGCCAGCTGGCCGAGGAACCGGTCGCGCGCGCCTTCGCCAGACTCCGCGAGGACCTCCGCCCGCTGGCCCGCTTCGGCGGTCCCGAGGTCCAGTTCATCGAGCCGCCCGTCGACGGTCGAGCCCTCCCCGGTGAGGTGGCGCACGCCGGACGGGCGATCGTCCGCGGCACGGTCCTCGCGCTCGTCGAGCAGTCGTCAGTCGGGCGGGTCCGGGTGCAGTGGGACTGCGACGGTAGCAACCTGCTCATCGGGATCCGCGACGACGGCCCCGGCGAGTTGACCGTCGACACCCCGAGCGTGCAGCAGCTCAGCGCTCGGGTCAGCGCCCTCCGCGGCAGTCTCGATGTCCAGGCGACGCCCGGGTGGGGCTCGGAGCTGCACGTGACACTGCCGCTCGATCCGCCGCCCGCGACGCAGACGCGCGCAGACTCGGCCGCCGCGCTGACCGAGCGCGAGTGGAGCGTCGCCGAGCTCGCCGCCGGCGGAGCACGGAACCGGGCGATCGCCGAGACCCTCAGCATCAGCGAGAACACCGTGAAGTTCCACATCGCGAACGTCCTGCGGAAGCTCGGCGTCGCGAGCCGCGTCGAGCTGGCGGCAGCGTTGGCCGCCAGCCGCTGA
- the hxlB gene encoding 6-phospho-3-hexuloisomerase — protein sequence MTNPTVPPSTSVTPATSTVQGALAAIDAELHRTVSSLLEADPAPFAGALDRLRTADSVFVSGAGRSGLALRMTAMRLMHLGLTVHVVGETTPPAITSGDVLIVASGSGTTTGVVRAADTAVSVGAQVIAITTDPASPLAELAAETIVVPAAQKTDHGGTRSVQYSGSLFEQAVMLLGDAFFHALWQSDGVSAEELWPRHANLE from the coding sequence ATGACGAACCCCACCGTCCCTCCATCCACGTCGGTGACGCCTGCGACCTCGACGGTCCAGGGGGCGCTCGCCGCGATCGACGCCGAGCTGCATCGCACCGTGTCGAGCCTGCTGGAGGCCGATCCGGCTCCCTTCGCCGGCGCACTCGACCGCCTGCGAACGGCGGACAGCGTGTTCGTGTCCGGTGCCGGTCGTTCCGGTCTCGCGCTCCGGATGACCGCGATGCGACTCATGCACCTCGGGCTCACCGTGCACGTCGTCGGCGAGACGACGCCGCCCGCCATCACCTCGGGTGACGTCCTGATCGTCGCCAGCGGCTCCGGTACGACGACGGGTGTGGTCCGCGCTGCGGACACGGCCGTCTCCGTCGGGGCACAGGTGATCGCCATCACGACCGACCCCGCATCCCCGCTCGCCGAGTTGGCCGCCGAGACGATCGTCGTCCCCGCCGCGCAGAAGACCGACCACGGCGGCACGCGTTCCGTGCAGTACTCGGGGAGCCTCTTCGAGCAGGCGGTCATGCTGCTCGGCGACGCGTTCTTCCATGCGCTCTGGCAGTCCGACGGCGTCAGCGCCGAGGAGCTGTGGCCGCGCCACGCGAACCTCGAGTAG
- the hxlA gene encoding 3-hexulose-6-phosphate synthase, protein MKLQVAMDVLTTEAALELAGKVAPYVDILELGTPLIKSEGLRAVTAVKDAHPDKIVFADLKTMDAGELEADIAFSAGADIVTVLGTAGDSTIVGAVKAAKAHGKSVVVDLIGVADKVQRAKEVTALGAAFVEMHAGLDEQAEEGFTFQTLLSDGEAAAVPFSVAGGVNVSTIASVQQAGAQVAVAGGAIYSADDPAASAAALRAAIVA, encoded by the coding sequence ATGAAGCTCCAGGTAGCCATGGACGTCCTCACCACCGAGGCAGCCCTCGAACTCGCCGGGAAGGTCGCGCCCTACGTCGACATCCTCGAGCTCGGCACGCCCCTCATCAAGAGCGAGGGCCTGCGTGCCGTCACCGCGGTCAAGGACGCCCACCCCGACAAGATCGTGTTCGCCGACCTCAAGACCATGGACGCCGGTGAGCTCGAAGCCGACATCGCCTTCTCCGCCGGTGCGGACATCGTCACCGTCCTCGGGACCGCCGGTGACAGCACGATCGTCGGCGCCGTGAAGGCCGCGAAGGCGCACGGCAAGTCCGTCGTCGTCGACCTCATCGGGGTCGCCGACAAGGTGCAGCGCGCGAAGGAGGTCACCGCTCTCGGCGCCGCGTTCGTCGAGATGCACGCCGGTCTCGACGAGCAGGCGGAGGAGGGCTTCACCTTCCAGACGCTCCTGTCCGACGGTGAAGCGGCCGCCGTGCCGTTCTCGGTCGCCGGTGGCGTGAACGTGTCGACGATCGCGTCGGTGCAGCAGGCGGGCGCGCAGGTCGCCGTCGCCGGTGGTGCGATCTATTCGGCCGACGACCCTGCGGCCTCCGCAGCAGCGCTCCGCGCGGCAATCGTCGCGTAA